Part of the Mauremys reevesii isolate NIE-2019 linkage group 4, ASM1616193v1, whole genome shotgun sequence genome is shown below.
GACCATAACAtcgaggcctgattctccacagccTTGCTTCTTGTACCCTActttgcacctgtgcaaagtaTTTGCAAGGTAGGTATAAGTCCTCGTGGTGTTTTGCtgccactttgcacaggtgtaaatgcaGACAGGCTATAcctgggagaggagaatcaggcccataatatccccccccccaagcctctgGAACAAATACCATAGAAACCAATACTTAACTTCACAAAGTAACCAAACTCCAGCCACCACTGTGAGTTTGCCTATTGACTGACCCAAGAAAATGCAACACTTACCCAAGGGTTGTCATGGTTACAATAGTGTACCAAAAAGAAGCTGGTATGCTGGTGAATTTGCTGGCTGAAGACCCTTTCTCTGCATAAAACATCACAGTAGCAAAGATGATGATTGCCATAGtgagggaaaagagaagaaagccAAGCTCCGAGGCACAGCTCTTCAGAGTGTAGCCCAGGATTCTTAAGCCTTGGGAATGGCGTGAAAACTTGAAAATCCTGAAAACCCTGAAAACCCTTAGTGTCACAAAGGCTCCGCTGACGTCCTCGTTGTTAGTCATCACCAAGCCAATGTAATAGGGCATGATGGCCACCACATCAATGATGCTCATGACGCTCCTCATGAACCTGTAGCGACTCGGGGCTGCAAAGAGCCTCATAAGGTATTCGACAGTGAAAATCATAACGCAAGCTGTGTCCAAGCAGAAGAAAGCCATGGCGTACCTCTCCCCACATGGAAGCTCCTTGTTCCCAGGCACCGTGCCACATGGAACGGTTTCCACCACGTTAGTGATCACTGAGACGGCAATAAAGAAGCCAGTGACATAGTAGAACACTAAGGCTAAGGTGCTGGTGTGGGGGTTTTCGAAGGCTCGCCACATGGTCTGCCGGAGGTTCAAAGACGGCATGGACCCTTCTTGGTTGTTCTCTGAATCATTGTCATCCATCAGCCGCTCAGCGTTTTCCCGCTTCCTGTCTTTGTACTCTTCATAGCAGCAGTCCCCAATGATTTCAGGTAGGATCCCATAGAAGGCAAGCTCCTCGTCATAGGCAGAGATGCACTCATACCTTGGGTAATGCAGCTTGCCAGTTCTGTAAAAGTTTAAAATGCACCTAAAGACTTCAGGGTCCCGGTCGAAAAAGTATTCCTTGGTGTCTTCATTGAAGAAGAACTCCTTTTCAGTGCTGCCCAGGAGCGTGTCCGGGTACCTCTCCAGTGTAGTCCTCCAGGTCTGGAAGCGCCTCCCACTCACATTCAGAATGATCAGCTCATCCTGCCTCTTGTTTTTCTCAGTTGGGGCCAATGGCATAGGGCAGTTAGCCACTGGCATCCATCCTATGGCAGCTGCCCTGGCAAAGGGCAACCATGCTGCTACGCCTGCCGCCATGATGGCTCCAGGCCTCAATATGGGAGAAGACCGTTCTTCTGCTTCTAAAAGGAGTCTGGAGTCAGATCAGTTCCAtctaaaaatataatataaaaacaGTCAATGTGGGATGCTTTGCCTTCATTATTTGTTTCTAAAAGACAATATTAAAACAACCTGAATAAGCACATAGAAGCTTTGACAACTGAGAAACTAAGCTGTTATAGCCTTCCATTTAGGAGAATAATCATTAAAAGATGCACATGATCCATGTGGGAAGGTTATGGCATTATTATAGATTGAAATTTTGACTTGCAAATGATTCCTCTTTAAAAGTAGCATAAACATGCTAATTTAACTTCCTTACAAACAAGACTAATTCATGATTCCACAGGTGTAATCATATGTTCATCTCTCTACTTACAGCTGTCAAAAAAGAACTGGGAACTCTGATGAAAAATGCTGGGAGTTCACCCAGTGAAATTACTTATTACTAAAAACCCTAAATAGATCAAGTTGAACTTCTGTTAAGCAATAAACAACCCTCCAACTACAGTGAAACTTGCACTAAGGACTATGCCAGTTGGTAACCCTCATctcaaaaaacaaattaaaatcttcTATGGTTTGCAGTACAATTTTGTTCAACCTTAGTTAGAAACCTCTGGTAGGCTACAGATTTGTTTGATGGTCCCATGAGTGGTTGCTTGAGACAGGTTTTACGGTACTGAAATATTGCACTACTCCAATGAGCAAGAGGAAAATTCACATTCTACTGGGCATGGGCCTTGTTCAGGATGTGTGAGCTTCAGAGGTGTCTGTGGTGGGTTGTGTGAAAAGGAGCCCACTGAGGGTTAAACTATTAACTGTGTCTGATCAAGGAAGAGAAGAGCAAACTGGATGAAGCATCCAAACAAAACCTtgtcgtcttttttttttaaccagaatgTTACCTTGACTGTCTAACAAAGGCAAAAGTGTCTTAAGCAAAGGGTGGAGCGCATTGTCTATAATTGCCATTATTAGTGGCCCTTCTAATGGAGGAAAAATATCTCAAactcagatcctctgctggtgtaaattggcatagctctattGGAGTCAATGCAACTACACTGATTTATAACAGTTTAGAATCTAGCCCTGAATTTTCTTGTTCCTTTCTATAGACAGGCTTCTTGctttatttaaccttttttgtCATTTGTCCATGCTTTCACTTCCTTAATGTTTCTAACACTCTCATACAAATATTTGGTGAAAGGTGTCACACCATAGAAGCAGTACTAGGGGGCCTACCCAAAGTctgttaagtcaatggaaagacccccattgacttcagtggtcacTGGGGCAAGCCCTGGAAGCTTCCTTAGGGTAAATAGTATTATTCTATGTAATTCTACTACAAAGTATCTTAATTCTATGCATAGTTCCATTCCAGTTACTGGGGCCGTGGCATTATTGATCTCAACAGGTCATCAAAATACTGACTGAAAAATAGTAGTGGTTTCACCACAGGTTGATTCTGACTAAACTGCTCACAGAAGATGCTTTTCTTGTGTAGTAAGCATTAACATGCTTCATTTTAATACAAAGCATCTTGCTGTACAATTTTGTTTCTAAAGGACAATTGAAATCCCTGGGGCAAGCATC
Proteins encoded:
- the KCND3 gene encoding potassium voltage-gated channel subfamily D member 3, coding for MAAGVAAWLPFARAAAIGWMPVANCPMPLAPTEKNKRQDELIILNVSGRRFQTWRTTLERYPDTLLGSTEKEFFFNEDTKEYFFDRDPEVFRCILNFYRTGKLHYPRYECISAYDEELAFYGILPEIIGDCCYEEYKDRKRENAERLMDDNDSENNQEGSMPSLNLRQTMWRAFENPHTSTLALVFYYVTGFFIAVSVITNVVETVPCGTVPGNKELPCGERYAMAFFCLDTACVMIFTVEYLMRLFAAPSRYRFMRSVMSIIDVVAIMPYYIGLVMTNNEDVSGAFVTLRVFRVFRIFKFSRHSQGLRILGYTLKSCASELGFLLFSLTMAIIIFATVMFYAEKGSSASKFTSIPASFWYTIVTMTTLGYGDMVPKTIAGKIFGSICSLSGVLVIALPVPVIVSNFSRIYHQNQRADKRRAQKKARLARIRVAKTGSSSAYLHSKRNGLLNAALELTGSSDDEQHISKSTSLIESQHHHLLHCLEKTTGLSYLVDDPLLSVRTSTIKVYNSEAPQTSPDSLQGYRCNHEFIDEQLFEQNCMDNSMQNYPSTRSPSLSSNNGGSTSCCSRRNKKTTHLPNSNVPATRLRSMQELSTIHIQCSEQPSLTTSRSSLNMKSDDGLRPNCKTSHLTTAIISIPTPPALTPEGDSRPPPINPHPTMNISTTCSNVVKVSAL